Proteins encoded within one genomic window of Oryza brachyantha chromosome 7, ObraRS2, whole genome shotgun sequence:
- the LOC102719134 gene encoding uncharacterized protein LOC102719134 codes for MEAQATHRRAGERGGGDGDGGCSASIAKHLANQGQVLKWLQDFSDRVEERAKGAAAEVNGLLDEVGALELDMKTAMTFFNKLTHQRFIEHKISDEDSMKLKTMESMRGSMQSQVPAQDYERDILPRYKQALHIGLSSCKDHFRSKGRSTTSAFRAMSACGLLPHIIGSEEYIHDNSCGLADDVQPLNDDFGWLRDFQSESSDSWTTNISESQTTNISESQISGAQRSYEKGETDSVVSAAREFKAMLEAALVNPYKLYDDDATITAQDASVEKELSTSEDPVMLTGTSEATSGRSAQENSDDKGLFASLQSPDMNPHDIYSALVREGLFDSGDEILSMDTGESAGTPVSALASGLGNLAIAHPAERSYSIDETTNEGHLIEGDDPSPSEKDEDNQTDAHGVSSPETEDGVFRPS; via the exons ATGGAGGCGCAGGCGACCCACCGGCGAGCCGGagaacgcggcggcggcgacggcgacggcgggtgCTCTGCCTCCATCGCCAAGCACCTCGCAAACCAGGGGCAG GTCTTGAAGTGGCTGCAAGATTTCTCTGATAGGGTGGAGGAGAGAGCTAAAGGAGCTGCTGCAGAAGTCAATGGGCTGTTGGATGAGGTTGGGGCGCTGGAGCTGGATATGAAGACTGCGATGACCTTCTTCAACAAGCTAACCCACCAAAGGTTCATTGAACAT AAAATTTCAGACGAAGATAGTATGAAATTGAAAACGATGGAGAGCATGCGAGGTTCTATGCAATCCCAAGTGCCAGCTCAGGATTATGAACGTGATATTTTACCTAGATACAAACAAGCATTACACATAGGACTTTCTTCCTGTAAGGATCACTTCCGAAGCAAGGGCCGCTCAACAACCTCCGCATTCAGG GCTATGTCTGCATGTGGTCTTCTTCCACATATAATTGGTTCTGAAGAGTACATTCATGATAACAGCTGTGGCCTTGCAG ATGATGTGCAACCTCTAAATGATGACTTCGGTTGGCTGCGGGACTTTCAAAGTGAGTCATCAGACTCATGGACTACCAATATCTCTGAGTCACAAACTACCAATATCTCTGAGTCACAAATTTCCGGGGCTCAGCGTAGTTATGAGAAG GGGGAAACAGACTCTGTGGTTTCTGCTGCACGAGAGTTCAAGGCAATGCTGGAAGCTGCACTTGTTAATCCCTACAAGTTGT atgatgatgatgcaactATTACAGCACAAGATGCTTCTGTAGAGAAGGAGTTAAGCACAAGTGAG GACCCAGTTATGCTGACAGGGACAAGTGAAGCAACAAGCGGAAGATCAGCACAAGAAAACTCTGATGATAAAGGACTTTTTGCAAGCTTGCAAAGCCCAGACATGAATCCTCATGACATCTATTCTGCTTTGGTTAGAGAAGGCCTGTTTGATAGTGGTGATGAGATCCTGTCTATGGATACAGGGGAGTCTGCTGGTACTCCTGTTTCAGCCCTAGCGTCAGGTTTAGGAAATCTTGCCATTGCTCATCCAGCTGAAAGGAGCTACTCAATAGACGAAACAACAAATGAGGGACACTTAATTGAAGGGGATGATCCATCACCATCAGAGAAAGACGAAGATAACCAGACTGATGCACATGGTGTGTCTTCGCCAGAGACAGAAGATGGTGTTTTTAGACCATCCTAG
- the LOC107304559 gene encoding anthocyanidin 3-O-glucosyltransferase 2-like, which yields MAGSTIVLVPAWGSGHFMSALEAGKRMLGSGGAAVSLTVLIMRAPTETKAAEVEGHVRREAASGLMDVRFRRLPAVERPTGCVAPEEFTSRYVELHAPHVKAAIEGLASPVAAVVVDLFFTPLLDVAHELSLPVYVYFASTAAFLVLMLRLRLPELREYLTVGFEGKEASVNVPGLPPVPPSHIPVCLVNKTVKNYDWFEYYGRRFMEAKGIIVNSSVELEGAVLAAIADGRCVPAAAGRPAPAIHAIGPVIWFDSPPPDQPHECVRWLDAQPPASVVFLCFGSIGFLDAAQVREVAEGLERCGHRFLWVLRGPPAGDVRYPTDANLGELLPEGFLESTAGRGMVWPRWAPQKDILGHAAVAGFVTHCGWNSVLESLWFGVPMAPWPLYGEQHLNAFELVACMGVAVEMIGTTTKDGDAVRSFVGAAEVERAVRRLMPGGGSEEGRKAREKAAEMRAACRTAVEEGGSSHEALQRLVREILEGHRRP from the coding sequence ATGGCTGGCTCAACCATCGTCCTCGTCCCGGCCTGGGGATCCGGCCACTTCATGTCCGCGCTGGAAGCCGGCAAGCGGAtgctcggcagcggcggggccGCCGTCTCCCTCACCGTGCTCATCATGCGGGCGCCGACGGAGACGAAGGCCGCGGAGGTCGAGGGACACgtgcggcgggaggcggcTTCTGGATTAATGGACGTGCGCTTCCGGCGGCTCCCCGCGGTCGAGCGACCCACCGGCTGCGTGGCGCCCGAGGAGTTCACGTCCCGGTACGTCGAGCTCCACGCGCCCCACGTCAAGGCGGCCATCGAGGGGTTGGCGTCGCCGGTGGCCGCGGTCGTCGTGGACCTCTTCTTCACGCCCCTGCTCGACGTGGCCCACGAGCTCTCGCTGCCGGTGTACGTGTACttcgcctccaccgccgcgttCCTCGTGCTCatgctgcggctgcggctgccggAGCTCCGGGAGTACCTGACTGTTGGGTTCGAGGGGAAGGAGGCCTCGGTGAACGTGCCCGGgctgccgccggtgccgccgtcTCACATACCGGTGTGCCTCGTGAACAAGACGGTGAAGAACTACGACTGGTTCGAGTACTATGGCCGCCGCTTCATGGAGGCCAAGGGCATCATCGTGAACTCGTCCGTCGAGCTCGAGGGAGCGGTTCTGGCCGCGATCGCCGACGGCCGCTGCGTGCCCGCAGCCGCCGGTCGCCCCGCTCCGGCGATCCACGCCATCGGTCCGGTGATCTGGTTCGACAGCCCGCCGCCGGATCAGCCGCACGAGTGCGTGCGGTGGCTGGACGCGCAGCCACCGGCGTCCGTGGTGTTCCTCTGCTTCGGGAGCATCGGCTTCCTCGACGCGGCGCAGGTGAGGGAGGTCGCCGAGGGCCTCGAGCGCTGCGGCCACCGCTTCCTCTGGGTCCTGCGCGGcccgcccgccggcgacgtgcggTACCCAACGGACGCGAACCTGGGCGAGCTTCTCCCAGAGGGGTTCCTCGAGTCCACCGCCGGGAGGGGGATGGTGTGGCCGAGGTGGGCGCCGCAGAAGGACATCCTCGGccacgccgccgtggccggcTTCGTGACGCACTGCGGCTGGAACTCGGTGCTGGAGAGCCTGTGGTTTGGGGTGCCGATGGCGCCGTGGCCGCTCTACGGTGAGCAGCACCTCAACGCGTTCGAGCTCGTGGCCTGTATGGGCGTGGCGGTCGAGATGAtcgggacgacgacgaaggaCGGTGACGCGGTGAGATCCTTCGtcggggcggcggaggtggagcgCGCGGTGAGGAGGCTGATGCCGGGCGGCGGGtcggaggaggggaggaaggcgAGGGAGAAGGCCGCGGAGATGAGAGCCGCCTGCAGGACTGCCGTGGAGGAGGGCGGGTCGTCGCACGAGGCGTTGCAACGTCTCGTGCGTGAGATTTTGGAAGGCCATAGGAGGCCGTAG
- the LOC102719409 gene encoding anthocyanidin 3-O-glucosyltransferase 2-like, which produces MAGTTIVLVPSWGPGHFMSALEAGKRLLACGGGAVSLTVLLLHAPTETLASEVEGHLRREAASGDDIRFWRLPAVERPADCATYEEFTSRYVQLHVPHVKVAIAGLTSPVAAVVVDLFFTPLLDVAHELSLPAYVYFASTAAFLALMLRLPELREILADGFEGMEGSVDVPGLPPPVPPSHMPVCLVNKPVNYDWFEYHGRRFLETKGIIVNSSVELEGAVLAAIAAARPDPAIHAIGPVIWFDSPPPDQPHGCVRWLDAQPPVSVVFLCFGSGGYLEAAQVSEVAEGLERCGHRFLWVLRGRPAGGEMQYHPTDANLGELLPEGFLEATAGRGMVWPRWAPQKDILSHSAVAGFVTHCGWNSVLESLWFGVPMAPWPLYGERVNAFELVASMGVAVELAIAKKSGLPFVEAAEVERAVRRLMSGGGSLSSDSEGRKAREKAAEARAACREAVGPGGSSHEALQRLARKIVGQNCRLFWPISHETPPSIAESPRDPRRWQRQRQRRGLPNFHHPPTQQKRGRLGPSASRSLSPGSRISGETVQGCQAQGR; this is translated from the exons ATGGCTGGCACAACCATCGTCCTCGTCCCGTCCTGGGGACCCGGCCACTTCATGTCCGCGTTGGAAGCAGGCAAGCGGCTGCTCGCCTGCGGCGGGGGCGCCGTCTCGCTCACCGTTCTCCTCTTGCACGCGCCGACGGAAACATTGGCGTCGGAAGTCGAGGGCCACTTGCGCCGGGAGGCGGCTTCGGGAGATGACATCCGCTTCTGGCGACTCCCCGCCGTCGAGCGCCCCGCCGATTGCGCGACGTACGAGGAGTTCACGTCGCGGTACGTCCAGCTCCACGTGCCCCACGTCAAGGTGGCCATCGCCGGCTTGACGTCCCCGGTGGCCGCGGTCGTCGTGGACCTCTTCTTCACGCCGCTGCTCGACGTGGCCCACGAGCTCTCGCTGCCGGCGTACGTGTACTTCGCATCCACCGCCGCGTTCCTCGCGCTCATGTTGCGGTTGCCGGAGCTCCGGGAGATCCTGGCTGATGGGTTCGAGGGCATGGAGGGATCGGTGGACGTTCCCGGGCTGCCGCCG CCGGTGCCGCCGTCTCACATGCCGGTGTGCCTCGTGAACAAGCCGGTGAACTACGACTGGTTCGAGTACCACGGGCGCCGCTTCTTGGAGACCAAGGGCATCATCGTGAACTCCTCCGTCGAGCTCGAGGGTGCGGTTCTCGCCGctatcgccgccgcccgccccgaTCCGGCGATCCACGCCATCGGTCCGGTGATCTGGTTCGACAGCCCACCGCCGGATCAGCCGCACGGGTGCGTACGGTGGCTGGACGCGCAGCCACCGGTGTCGGTGGTGTTTCTCTGCTTTGGGAGCGGCGGCTACCTCGAAGCGGCGCAGGTGAGTGAGGTCGCCGAGGGCCTCGAGCGCTGCGGCCACCGCTTCCTCTGGGTCCTGCGCGGCCGGCCCGCTGGCGGCGAGATGCAGTACCACCCGACGGACGCGAACCTGGGGGAGCTACTCCCGGAGGGGTTCCTGGAGGCCACCGCGGGGAGGGGGATGGTGTGGCCGCGGTGGGCGCCGCAGAAGGACATCCTCAGTCACTCCGCCGTGGCCGGCTTCGTGACGCACTGCGGCTGGAACTCGGTGCTGGAGAGCCTGTGGTTCGGCGTGCCGATGGCGCCGTGGCCGCTCTACGGCGAGCGTGTCAACGCGTTCGAGCTCGTGGCCTCCATGGGCGTGGCGGTCGAGCTGGCCATAGCAAAGAAGTCCGGGCTCCCCTtcgtcgaggcggcggaggtggagcgCGCGGTGAGGCGTCTGATGTCGGGCGGCGGGTCGTTGTCGTCGGATTCGGAGGGGAGGAAGGCGAGAGAGAAGGCCGCGGAGGCGAGGGCCGCGTGCAGGGAGGCCGTGGGGCCGGGCGGTTCGTCGCACGAGGCGCTGCAGCGGCTCGCGCGTAAGATCGTGGGCCAGAATTGCCGTCTTTTTTGGCCCATCTCACACGAAACCCCACCCAGCATAGCCGAGAGTCCGAGAGACCCCAGGCGGTGGCAACGGcaacggcaacggcgcggcTTACCCAACTTCCACCACCCACCAACCCAACAAAAACGAGGCCGTCTCGGCCCATCAGCCTCACGAAGCCTCTCTCCAGGGTCACGGATCTCCGGCGAAACGGTACAAGGCTGTCAAGCGCAAGGACGGTGA
- the LOC102719975 gene encoding SOSS complex subunit B homolog, with product MAAMAHKGPDTPGGSSGGGGGSTVQLKDLVPAAMNTVNTTFIVLDKAARAPAHGRGEAREETCLALVADETAAVHFLLWGAECDAFEPGDIVRLTGGIFSYHRGNSLALRAGRRGRTEKVGEFTMLFVETPNMSEVKWARDPSDPKMMVQESVVSPHSQVFKPLQ from the exons atggcggcgatggcgcacAAAGGG CCCGACACGCCCGGTggaagcagcggcggcggcggcggcagtacGGTGCAGCTCAAGGACCTCGTCCCGGCGGCCATGAACACCGTGAACACAACGTTCATCGTCCTCGACAAGGCGGCCAGGGCGCCGGCGcacggccgcggcgaggcTAGGGAGGAGACGTGCCTGGCGCTCGTGGCCGACGAGACGGCGGCAGTGCACTTCCTGCTGTGGGGCGCCGAGTGCGACGCGTTCGAGCCCGGCGACATCGTGCGTCTGACGGGCGGCATCTTCTCGTACCACAGGGGCAACAGCCTCGCGCtgcgcgccggccggcgcggccgcaCGGAGAAGGTGGGCGAGTTCACGATGCTGTTCGTCGAGACGCCCAACATGAGCGAGGTGAAGTGGGCTCGCGACCCCAGCGACCCCAAGATGATGGTGCAGGAGTCCGTCGTCTCGCCGCACTCTCAGGTGTTCAAGCCGCTGCAGTGA
- the LOC102703595 gene encoding internal alternative NAD(P)H-ubiquinone oxidoreductase A1, mitochondrial-like has protein sequence MALSRIARGSQLTQSLSRIAAEGSAAATPAAYALRNAAVLGQRAPASSSQLHSLALAGLADKYAAAAVAAGRLQPGRGISTTPPALRPAATATTECSDADESAAVPDLGPTRPGEKPRVVVLGTGWAACRFLKDVDTRAYDVVCISPRNHMVFTPLLASTCVGTLEFRSVVEPVSRIQSALATRPGSYFFLASCSGIDTRRHEVYCTAADSDGLPANPYNFKVAYDKLVIASGSEPLTFGIKGVAENAIFLREVSHAQEIRRKLLTNLMLSENPGLSEEEKQRLLHCVVVGGGPTGVEFSGELSDFITRDVRERYTHVKDYVKVTLIEANEILSSFDVGLRQYATDHLSKYGVNLVRGVVKEVRPTEIELSDGSRVPYGLLVWSTGVGPSEFVRSLPFPKSPGGRIGVDGWLRVPSADDVFALGDCAGFLEGTGRPVLPALAQVAEREGKYLARVLSSVAAQGGGKAHCAGRAELGEPFVYKHVGSMASVGRYKALVDLRENKDASGVSMAGFVSWLMWRSAYLTRVVSWRNRFYVAVNWATTLVFGRDNTRIG, from the exons ATGGCGTTATCGAGGATTGCGAGGGGCTCGCAGCTCACGCAGTCCCTGTCGAGGATTGCTGCCGAGGGCAGCGCGGCCGCCACTCCGGCGGCGTACGCGCTGCGGAATGCGGCGGTGCTGGGCCAGCGCGCtccggcgtcgtcgtcccaACTCCACAGCCTCGCGTTAGCGGGGCTTGCTGACAAGtacgccgcggccgccgtcgctgccgggcGGCTCCAGCCGGGCAGGGGGATCAGCACGACGCCCCCCGCGCTGCgccccgcggcgacggcgacgacggagtGCTCGGACGCCGAcgagtcggcggcggtgccggaCCTCGGGCCGACGCGTCCCGGGGAGAAACCACGCGTGGTGGTGCTCGGGACCGGGTGGGCGGCGTGCCGGTTCCTCAAGGACGTGGACACGCGCGCCTACGACGTGGTGTGCATCTCGCCGCGGAACCACATGGTGTTCACGCCGCTGCTGGCGTCGACGTGCGTCGGCACGCTGGAGTTCCGGTCCGTCGTCGAGCCCGTCAGCCGCATCCAGTCGGCGCTCGCCACCCGCCCGGGCTCCTACTTCTTCCTCGCCTCCTGCTCCGGCATCGACACGCGGCGGCACGAGGTGTactgcacggcggcggacagCGACGGGCTGCCCGCCAACCCGTACAACTTCAAGGTGGCGTACGACAAGCTGGTGATCGCCAGCGGCTCCGAGCCGCTCACCTTCGGCATCAAGGGCGTCGCCGAGAACGCCATCTTCCTCCGCGAGGTCAGCCACGCGCAGGAGATCCGCCGCAAGCTGCTCACCAACCTCATGCTCTCCGAGAATCCCG GCTTGTCGGAGGAAGAGAAGCAGCGTCTCCTGCactgcgtcgtcgtcggcggtggcCCTACTGGGGTGGAGTTCAGCGGCGAGCTGAGCGACTTCATCACCCGCGACGTGCGGGAGAGATATACTCACGTCAAGGATTACGTCAAGGTCACCCTCATCGAGGCGAACGAGATCCTCTCGTCCTTCGACGTCGGGTTGCGCCAGTACGCCACGGACCACCTCTCCAAG TACGGCGTGAACCTGGTGCGCGGCGTGGTGAAGGAGGTGAGGCCGACGGAGATCGAGCTGAGCGACGGGAGCCGCGTGCCGTACGGGCTCCTCGTCTGGTCCACGGGCGTCGGCCCGTCGGAGTTCGTGAGGTCGCTGCCCTTCCCCAAGTCCCCCGGCGGGAGGATCGGCGTGGACGGGTGGCTCCGCGTGCCGTCGGCGGACGACGTGTTCGCGCTGGGCGACTGCGCGGGGTTCCTGGAGGGGACAGGGCGGCCCGTGCTGCCGGCGCTGGCGCAGGTGGCGGAGCGGGAGGGCAAGTACCTGGCGCGGGTGCTGTCGAGTGTCGCGGCGCAGGGCGGCGGCAAGGCGCACTGCGCCGGGAGGGCCGAGCTCGGCGAGCCGTTCGTGTACAAGCACGTCGGGAGCATGGCGTCGGTGGGGAGGTACAAGGCGCTGGTGGACCTGAGGGAGAACAAGGACGCCAGCGGGGTGTCCATGGCCGGCTTCGTCAGCTGGCTCATGTGGCGCTCCGCCTACCTGACGCGCGTCGTGAGCTGGAGGAACAGGTTCTACGTGGCGGTCAACTGGGCCACCACGCTCGTCTTTGGCCGGGACAACACCAGGATCGGCTGA